The proteins below come from a single Lineus longissimus chromosome 5, tnLinLong1.2, whole genome shotgun sequence genomic window:
- the LOC135487592 gene encoding synaptic vesicle 2-related protein-like isoform X4 produces MPRQTVYNRENPVYVINLSKDGGSDNEDDVNYYTVDNAVEKIGFGSFQMRIMAVVGIFSAADALEMLLLSVLSPILQCEWRLAGWQVALITTVVFTGMFIMAPVWGSWCDKYGRWPIILLSSIWIFYAGILTSFSPSLGWVYFLRAMVGVGIVGGSFSFTFFTEYLPFKWRAKVLTIYQVYWALGSVFEVLLASVVVPSLGWRWLVALSSMPLIIACFLICFCIPESARYLVAAGRKREAVQVLEQAARLNKTTLPEGQLIEEKQHGRGSIKDLFSKDYWLTTLLLVVIWFASAFSYYGMVLGSSEIEKFQPGHCRTPPSPNKIIGNHTISKYSCHWNCHPLTHDDYMTMIISAMGEFLAIPVNFFLLDLIGRKKSMALNCLGAGIGFLLLQICTTRGILTGISLGIRAFCTGMFLSVYIYTTEVYPTTVRSLGLGFNSAMARIGAMVTPFVSQVLLSQFPTGTVYVYGGVCSVCAVVSLLLPIETKGREMPQTVHR; encoded by the exons ATGCCTCGCCAAACTGTATACAACAGGGAAAATCCTGTGTATGTTATCAATTTGA GTAAAGACGGTGGGTCTGATAACGAAGATGATGTCAACTACTATACCGTTGACAATGCTGTGGAAAAGATTGGCTTTGGTTCATTCCAGATGCGTATCATGGCTGTTGTGGGGATATTCTCA GCTGCAGATGCCCTGGAGATGTTACTCCTGTCCGTCCTTTCCCCCATCCTGCAGTGTGAGTGGCGTCTCGCGGGTTGGCAAGTTGCACTTATCACCACG GTTGTGTTCACTGGCATGTTCATAATGGCGCCAGTGTGGGGATCCTGGTGTGACAAATATGGAAGATGGCCG ATTATACTTCTCTCATCCATATGGATTTTCTATGCTGGCATTTTAACATCATTTAGCCCAAGTTTGGGTTGGGTTTATTTCCTCAGAGCGATGGTTGGGGTTGGGATAGTTGGTGGGTCATTTTC CTTTACCTTCTTCACGGAGTATCTGCCATTTAAATGGCGGGCAAAAGTGCTTACAATTTATCAG GTTTACTGGGCCCTCGGGTCTGTGTTTGAAGTGCTGCTTGCATCAGTTGTTGTACCGTCCCTTGGCTGGAGGTGGTTAGTCGCTCTCTCTTCCATGCCACTCATCATTGCCTGTTTCTTGATATGCTTT TGTATACCAGAGTCCGCCCGGTACTTAGTAGCAGCAGGGAGAAAGAGAGAAGCAGTTCAGGTGTTAGAACAAGCTGCCCGGCTCAATAAAACTACCTTACCAGAGGGACAACttattgaagaaaaacag CATGGCCGTGGATCAATCAAAGACCTCTTCTCCAAGGATTACTGGCTCACAACGCTCCTGCTCGTCGTCATCTGGTTTGCATCCGCGTTCAGTTACTATGGAATGGTCCTCGGAAGTTCGGAGATAGAAAAGTTTCAACCTGGCCATTGTCGTACTCCTCCGTCCCCTAATAAAA TCATAGGCAATCATACAATTTCAAAGTACTCGTGTCATTGGAACTGTCACCCATTGACTCATGATGACTATATGACAATGATCATATCTGCTATGGGAGAATTTTTAG CTATTCCAGTAAACTTCTTCCTCTTGGATCTGATTGGTCGTAAGAAGAGCATGGCGTTAAATTGTCTGGGTGCTGGGATTGGCTTCCTCCTGCTACAGATTTGTACAACGCGAGGCATCCTCACTGGGATATCTCTTGGGATCAGGGCTTTCTGCACGGGAATGTTTTTGTCTGTTTACATTTACACAACAGAG GTTTATCCAACCACAGTTCGTTCATTAGGCCTGGGATTCAATAGTGCCATGGCAAGAATAGGAGCAATGGTCACCCCATTCGTGTCACAA GTGTTGTTGAGTCAGTTTCCAACGGGTACCGTGTATGTCTATGGAGGAGTGTGCAGTGTGTGTGCAGTTGTCTCGTTATTGTTGCCGATAGAAACCAAGGGGCGAGAAATGCCT cAAACCGTCCACAGGTGA
- the LOC135487592 gene encoding synaptic vesicle 2-related protein-like isoform X3 has protein sequence MMMMEDNQRLYVQYIPLRQQQEVNGCKDGGSDNEDDVNYYTVDNAVEKIGFGSFQMRIMAVVGIFSAADALEMLLLSVLSPILQCEWRLAGWQVALITTVVFTGMFIMAPVWGSWCDKYGRWPIILLSSIWIFYAGILTSFSPSLGWVYFLRAMVGVGIVGGSFSFTFFTEYLPFKWRAKVLTIYQVYWALGSVFEVLLASVVVPSLGWRWLVALSSMPLIIACFLICFCIPESARYLVAAGRKREAVQVLEQAARLNKTTLPEGQLIEEKQHGRGSIKDLFSKDYWLTTLLLVVIWFASAFSYYGMVLGSSEIEKFQPGHCRTPPSPNKIIGNHTISKYSCHWNCHPLTHDDYMTMIISAMGEFLAIPVNFFLLDLIGRKKSMALNCLGAGIGFLLLQICTTRGILTGISLGIRAFCTGMFLSVYIYTTEVYPTTVRSLGLGFNSAMARIGAMVTPFVSQVLLSQFPTGTVYVYGGVCSVCAVVSLLLPIETKGREMPQTVHR, from the exons atgatgatgatggaagaCAATCAGCGCCTATACGTTCAGTACATTCCACTCAGGCAGCAACAGGAAGTTAACGGAT GTAAAGACGGTGGGTCTGATAACGAAGATGATGTCAACTACTATACCGTTGACAATGCTGTGGAAAAGATTGGCTTTGGTTCATTCCAGATGCGTATCATGGCTGTTGTGGGGATATTCTCA GCTGCAGATGCCCTGGAGATGTTACTCCTGTCCGTCCTTTCCCCCATCCTGCAGTGTGAGTGGCGTCTCGCGGGTTGGCAAGTTGCACTTATCACCACG GTTGTGTTCACTGGCATGTTCATAATGGCGCCAGTGTGGGGATCCTGGTGTGACAAATATGGAAGATGGCCG ATTATACTTCTCTCATCCATATGGATTTTCTATGCTGGCATTTTAACATCATTTAGCCCAAGTTTGGGTTGGGTTTATTTCCTCAGAGCGATGGTTGGGGTTGGGATAGTTGGTGGGTCATTTTC CTTTACCTTCTTCACGGAGTATCTGCCATTTAAATGGCGGGCAAAAGTGCTTACAATTTATCAG GTTTACTGGGCCCTCGGGTCTGTGTTTGAAGTGCTGCTTGCATCAGTTGTTGTACCGTCCCTTGGCTGGAGGTGGTTAGTCGCTCTCTCTTCCATGCCACTCATCATTGCCTGTTTCTTGATATGCTTT TGTATACCAGAGTCCGCCCGGTACTTAGTAGCAGCAGGGAGAAAGAGAGAAGCAGTTCAGGTGTTAGAACAAGCTGCCCGGCTCAATAAAACTACCTTACCAGAGGGACAACttattgaagaaaaacag CATGGCCGTGGATCAATCAAAGACCTCTTCTCCAAGGATTACTGGCTCACAACGCTCCTGCTCGTCGTCATCTGGTTTGCATCCGCGTTCAGTTACTATGGAATGGTCCTCGGAAGTTCGGAGATAGAAAAGTTTCAACCTGGCCATTGTCGTACTCCTCCGTCCCCTAATAAAA TCATAGGCAATCATACAATTTCAAAGTACTCGTGTCATTGGAACTGTCACCCATTGACTCATGATGACTATATGACAATGATCATATCTGCTATGGGAGAATTTTTAG CTATTCCAGTAAACTTCTTCCTCTTGGATCTGATTGGTCGTAAGAAGAGCATGGCGTTAAATTGTCTGGGTGCTGGGATTGGCTTCCTCCTGCTACAGATTTGTACAACGCGAGGCATCCTCACTGGGATATCTCTTGGGATCAGGGCTTTCTGCACGGGAATGTTTTTGTCTGTTTACATTTACACAACAGAG GTTTATCCAACCACAGTTCGTTCATTAGGCCTGGGATTCAATAGTGCCATGGCAAGAATAGGAGCAATGGTCACCCCATTCGTGTCACAA GTGTTGTTGAGTCAGTTTCCAACGGGTACCGTGTATGTCTATGGAGGAGTGTGCAGTGTGTGTGCAGTTGTCTCGTTATTGTTGCCGATAGAAACCAAGGGGCGAGAAATGCCT cAAACCGTCCACAGGTGA
- the LOC135487592 gene encoding putative transporter SVOPL isoform X1: MFNNFKRFTSSYNSFDDSTSQSGDEANGTPMKRRTGKDGGSDNEDDVNYYTVDNAVEKIGFGSFQMRIMAVVGIFSAADALEMLLLSVLSPILQCEWRLAGWQVALITTVVFTGMFIMAPVWGSWCDKYGRWPIILLSSIWIFYAGILTSFSPSLGWVYFLRAMVGVGIVGGSFSFTFFTEYLPFKWRAKVLTIYQVYWALGSVFEVLLASVVVPSLGWRWLVALSSMPLIIACFLICFCIPESARYLVAAGRKREAVQVLEQAARLNKTTLPEGQLIEEKQHGRGSIKDLFSKDYWLTTLLLVVIWFASAFSYYGMVLGSSEIEKFQPGHCRTPPSPNKIIGNHTISKYSCHWNCHPLTHDDYMTMIISAMGEFLAIPVNFFLLDLIGRKKSMALNCLGAGIGFLLLQICTTRGILTGISLGIRAFCTGMFLSVYIYTTEVYPTTVRSLGLGFNSAMARIGAMVTPFVSQVLLSQFPTGTVYVYGGVCSVCAVVSLLLPIETKGREMPQTVHR, encoded by the exons atgttcaataatTTCAAGCGGTTCACGAGTAGCTACAATTCGTTTGATGACAGTACTAGTCAGAGTGGTGATGAGGCAAATGGAACACCGATGAAGCGAAGGACGG GTAAAGACGGTGGGTCTGATAACGAAGATGATGTCAACTACTATACCGTTGACAATGCTGTGGAAAAGATTGGCTTTGGTTCATTCCAGATGCGTATCATGGCTGTTGTGGGGATATTCTCA GCTGCAGATGCCCTGGAGATGTTACTCCTGTCCGTCCTTTCCCCCATCCTGCAGTGTGAGTGGCGTCTCGCGGGTTGGCAAGTTGCACTTATCACCACG GTTGTGTTCACTGGCATGTTCATAATGGCGCCAGTGTGGGGATCCTGGTGTGACAAATATGGAAGATGGCCG ATTATACTTCTCTCATCCATATGGATTTTCTATGCTGGCATTTTAACATCATTTAGCCCAAGTTTGGGTTGGGTTTATTTCCTCAGAGCGATGGTTGGGGTTGGGATAGTTGGTGGGTCATTTTC CTTTACCTTCTTCACGGAGTATCTGCCATTTAAATGGCGGGCAAAAGTGCTTACAATTTATCAG GTTTACTGGGCCCTCGGGTCTGTGTTTGAAGTGCTGCTTGCATCAGTTGTTGTACCGTCCCTTGGCTGGAGGTGGTTAGTCGCTCTCTCTTCCATGCCACTCATCATTGCCTGTTTCTTGATATGCTTT TGTATACCAGAGTCCGCCCGGTACTTAGTAGCAGCAGGGAGAAAGAGAGAAGCAGTTCAGGTGTTAGAACAAGCTGCCCGGCTCAATAAAACTACCTTACCAGAGGGACAACttattgaagaaaaacag CATGGCCGTGGATCAATCAAAGACCTCTTCTCCAAGGATTACTGGCTCACAACGCTCCTGCTCGTCGTCATCTGGTTTGCATCCGCGTTCAGTTACTATGGAATGGTCCTCGGAAGTTCGGAGATAGAAAAGTTTCAACCTGGCCATTGTCGTACTCCTCCGTCCCCTAATAAAA TCATAGGCAATCATACAATTTCAAAGTACTCGTGTCATTGGAACTGTCACCCATTGACTCATGATGACTATATGACAATGATCATATCTGCTATGGGAGAATTTTTAG CTATTCCAGTAAACTTCTTCCTCTTGGATCTGATTGGTCGTAAGAAGAGCATGGCGTTAAATTGTCTGGGTGCTGGGATTGGCTTCCTCCTGCTACAGATTTGTACAACGCGAGGCATCCTCACTGGGATATCTCTTGGGATCAGGGCTTTCTGCACGGGAATGTTTTTGTCTGTTTACATTTACACAACAGAG GTTTATCCAACCACAGTTCGTTCATTAGGCCTGGGATTCAATAGTGCCATGGCAAGAATAGGAGCAATGGTCACCCCATTCGTGTCACAA GTGTTGTTGAGTCAGTTTCCAACGGGTACCGTGTATGTCTATGGAGGAGTGTGCAGTGTGTGTGCAGTTGTCTCGTTATTGTTGCCGATAGAAACCAAGGGGCGAGAAATGCCT cAAACCGTCCACAGGTGA
- the LOC135487592 gene encoding putative transporter SVOPL isoform X2, with product MFNNFKRFTSSYNSFDDSTSQSGDEANGTPMKRRTGKDGGSDNEDDVNYYTVDNAVEKIGFGSFQMRIMAVVGIFSAADALEMLLLSVLSPILQCEWRLAGWQVALITTVVFTGMFIMAPVWGSWCDKYGRWPILFLSSIWIFYSGIITAFAPSYGWVLFLRSQVGVGIVGGNFAFTFFTEYLPFKWRAKVLTIYQVYWALGSVFEVLLASVVVPSLGWRWLVALSSMPLIIACFLICFCIPESARYLVAAGRKREAVQVLEQAARLNKTTLPEGQLIEEKQHGRGSIKDLFSKDYWLTTLLLVVIWFASAFSYYGMVLGSSEIEKFQPGHCRTPPSPNKIIGNHTISKYSCHWNCHPLTHDDYMTMIISAMGEFLAIPVNFFLLDLIGRKKSMALNCLGAGIGFLLLQICTTRGILTGISLGIRAFCTGMFLSVYIYTTEVYPTTVRSLGLGFNSAMARIGAMVTPFVSQVLLSQFPTGTVYVYGGVCSVCAVVSLLLPIETKGREMPQTVHR from the exons atgttcaataatTTCAAGCGGTTCACGAGTAGCTACAATTCGTTTGATGACAGTACTAGTCAGAGTGGTGATGAGGCAAATGGAACACCGATGAAGCGAAGGACGG GTAAAGACGGTGGGTCTGATAACGAAGATGATGTCAACTACTATACCGTTGACAATGCTGTGGAAAAGATTGGCTTTGGTTCATTCCAGATGCGTATCATGGCTGTTGTGGGGATATTCTCA GCTGCAGATGCCCTGGAGATGTTACTCCTGTCCGTCCTTTCCCCCATCCTGCAGTGTGAGTGGCGTCTCGCGGGTTGGCAAGTTGCACTTATCACCACG GTTGTGTTCACTGGCATGTTCATAATGGCGCCAGTGTGGGGATCCTGGTGTGACAAATATGGAAGATGGCCG ATTCTGTTCCTCTCTTCAATATGGATATTCTACTCTGGTATTATTACCGCTTTTGCCCCCAGTTATGGGTGGGTGTTGTTCCTAAGGTCACAAGTTGGTGTAGGGATAGTTGGTGGAAACTTTGC CTTTACCTTCTTCACGGAGTATCTGCCATTTAAATGGCGGGCAAAAGTGCTTACAATTTATCAG GTTTACTGGGCCCTCGGGTCTGTGTTTGAAGTGCTGCTTGCATCAGTTGTTGTACCGTCCCTTGGCTGGAGGTGGTTAGTCGCTCTCTCTTCCATGCCACTCATCATTGCCTGTTTCTTGATATGCTTT TGTATACCAGAGTCCGCCCGGTACTTAGTAGCAGCAGGGAGAAAGAGAGAAGCAGTTCAGGTGTTAGAACAAGCTGCCCGGCTCAATAAAACTACCTTACCAGAGGGACAACttattgaagaaaaacag CATGGCCGTGGATCAATCAAAGACCTCTTCTCCAAGGATTACTGGCTCACAACGCTCCTGCTCGTCGTCATCTGGTTTGCATCCGCGTTCAGTTACTATGGAATGGTCCTCGGAAGTTCGGAGATAGAAAAGTTTCAACCTGGCCATTGTCGTACTCCTCCGTCCCCTAATAAAA TCATAGGCAATCATACAATTTCAAAGTACTCGTGTCATTGGAACTGTCACCCATTGACTCATGATGACTATATGACAATGATCATATCTGCTATGGGAGAATTTTTAG CTATTCCAGTAAACTTCTTCCTCTTGGATCTGATTGGTCGTAAGAAGAGCATGGCGTTAAATTGTCTGGGTGCTGGGATTGGCTTCCTCCTGCTACAGATTTGTACAACGCGAGGCATCCTCACTGGGATATCTCTTGGGATCAGGGCTTTCTGCACGGGAATGTTTTTGTCTGTTTACATTTACACAACAGAG GTTTATCCAACCACAGTTCGTTCATTAGGCCTGGGATTCAATAGTGCCATGGCAAGAATAGGAGCAATGGTCACCCCATTCGTGTCACAA GTGTTGTTGAGTCAGTTTCCAACGGGTACCGTGTATGTCTATGGAGGAGTGTGCAGTGTGTGTGCAGTTGTCTCGTTATTGTTGCCGATAGAAACCAAGGGGCGAGAAATGCCT cAAACCGTCCACAGGTGA